A region from the Vicia villosa cultivar HV-30 ecotype Madison, WI linkage group LG3, Vvil1.0, whole genome shotgun sequence genome encodes:
- the LOC131656470 gene encoding probable amino acid permease 7, with product MVVQNSLQLTRIASADYDDDGRPKRTGNLKSAVAHIITAVIGSGVLSLAWSIAQLGWIGGPIALLSCAIATYISSNILSDCYRSPDSVTGKRNYSYIDAVRVNLGTKRTYVAGFLQFLSLYVTSVAYVITTATSLRAILRSNCYHKEGHNTPCSYGGNLYMVLFGLVQIIMSFIPDLHNMTWVSAIAAIMSFSYSFIGLGLGISTVIQNGRIMGSLTGVQTANVADKIWVIFQAIGDISFSYPYPMLLLEIQDTLESPPSENQTMKKASLTSIGITTFFYLCCGCFGYAAFGNAAPGNLLTGFGFYEPFWLIDIANVCIIIHLVGGYQIFSQPIYSAADRWCSKKYPNSVFVNDFHRVKLPLLPAFEINLFRFCFRTTYVISTIGLAILFPYFNQVLGVLGGINFWPLAIYFPVEMYLVQNKIGAWTRKWIVLRIFSFACFLVTMMGFIGSFEGIIREKLK from the exons ATGGTTGTGCAAAACTCTCTACAATTAACAAGAATTGCTTCTGCtgattatgatgatgatggacGTCCCAAAAGGACTG GAAATCTGAAAAGTGCTGTGGCTCACATCATCACAGCTGTTATTGGCTCCGGTGTTTTGTCGTTGGCATGGAGTATTGCTCAATTAGGATGGATTGGAGGGCCAATTGCCTTGCTTTCTTGTGCAATAGCTACCTATATTTCTTCCAACATTTTGTCTGATTGTTACCGAAGTCCTGACTCTGTAACTGGAAAAAGAAACTACTCATACATCGATGCTGTTAGAGTCAATCTTG GTACGAAAAGGACATACGTTGCTGGTTTCCTTCAGTTCTTGAGCTTGTATGTAACTAGTGTTGCATATGTAATTACCACAGCAACCAGTTTGAG GGCCATTCTGAGATCAAATTGTTATCACAAGGAAGGACACAACACTCCTTGTAGTTACGGTGGTAATTTATATATGGTGCTGTTTGGACTTGTTCAGATTATAATGTCGTTCATACCGGATCTCCATAACATGACTTGGGTTTCTGCTATTGCCGCAATAATgtcattttcatattcttttattggACTAGGACTTGGCATATCGACAGTCATAC AAAATGGTAGAATTATGGGAAGTTTGACAGGAGTACAAACTGCTAATGTTGCAGACAAAATCTGGGTAATTTTCCAAGCAATTGGTGACATTAGCTTTTCCTATCCATACCCAATGCTCCTTCTGGAAATACAG GACACACTAGAGTCTCCTCCATCAGAGAATCAAACCATGAAAAAGGCCTCTCTGACTTCAATCGGCATTACAACATTTTTCTACCTATGTTGTGGATGCTTTGGATATGCAGCATTTGGAAATGCCGCACCAGGAAATCTATTGACAGGGTTTGGATTTTACGAGCCTTTCTGGCTTATTGACATCGCCAACGTTTGTATTATCATTCATTTGGTTGGAGGATATCAG ATATTCAGTCAACCAATATATAGTGCTGCTGATAGATGGTGCTCAAAGAAATACCCCAACAGTGTCTTTGTGAATGATTTCCACAGAGTGAAACTTCCTCTATTACCGGCTTTTGAGATAAATCTTTTTAGGTTTTGTTTCAGAACAACCTATGTGATTTCAACCATTGGGCTTGCAATCTTATTTCCATACTTCAACCAAGTTCTGGGAGTATTAGGAGGCATAAATTTTTGGCCATTGGCTATATATTTCCCTGTTGAGATGTACCTTGTACAGAACAAAATTGGAGCTTGGACTAGAAAATGGATTGTTCTGCGGATATTTAGTTTTGCTTGTTTTCTTGTCACAATGATGGGATTTATCGGATCATTCGAAGGAATCATACGTGAGAAACTCAAGTAG